The DNA region CCATAGCATTTTGCTTGGAATAAACGCCCTCTATGCCAATCGCCCGCAAAGCATTCTTGCCAAAAGCCGCAAAGAGGAAATCTGCCAGAAATTCGTACAACTCGTTATTGAAAATTATATGACTGAGAGACGAGCTCAATTCTATGCCGACAAGTTGGGAATTTCATTGCAGCATCTCAGCACTACCGTAAAGCAAGTAACAGGAAGGAATGTACTCGAAATTATTTCGCATGTGGTGATTACGGACGTCAAAGCACGGTTGAAGTCCACTGATATGACTATTCAGGAAATAGCCTATTCACTGAACTTTCCCAGTGCCTCTTTCTTCGGAAAGTATTTTAAGAGGCACATGGGAATGAGTCCGTTGGAATATAGAAATAGTTAGTATCTTAAACGAAGGCTGTTCAAGACTACCGATACACTGGAAAATGCCATAGCTGCACTTGCCAACATGGGATTCAGCAATAATCCATTGATTGGATAAAGTAATCCGGCAGCAATAGGAATACCTATCAGGTTGTAAATGAATGCCCAGAACAGATTCTGATGAATCAGGCGTACCGTCTGCCGGGAGAGATTGAATGCTTTTGGCAACAGCAACAGATCCGAAGTCATAAGAGTGACCATTGCCACATCCATGGCAATGTCCGTTCCTTTACCCATGGCAATACTGACATCGGCACAAGCCAAAGCCTGTGAATCGTTAATACCATCACCTACCATAGCTACCGTCTTTCTCTGAAGTTGAAGCTGGCGTACAAACTCTTCCTTATCATCCGGCAAAGCATCGGCAATATACTGGATATTACCCAGTCGAGCGGCAACAGCGGAAGCGGTACGTTCACCGTCTCCCGTCAGCATATAAACTTCAATACCTTGGGTACGGAGTTCGCGAACAGCCTCAGCGGAAGTCGCCTTTATCTGATCTTTGATAGCAACAATCGCAAGCAATTCATCCTTGCGGCCAAAGTAAACGATGCTACAACCGTCCGACTCGTATTGAGCCAGCATTTCTCCCAAAACATCGGTCAGGGTGGCATGGTAATCTTTCAACAACTTGTGACTGCCTGTCCAATACTCAGCGCCCTGATAAGTCACTTTAATACCCTTACCGGTAATACTTTCAAAACCATCCAGAGCTGCAGGAACAATATGCTCTTGTTCTTGCAAGGCAGTGACAATGGCACCAGCCAACGGATGCTCCGATTTAAGTTCGGCAGCCAGAAGAATGTCCTTATAATGTTCTTCCTGCGGCTGTGCCCATAACCAACCGGTAACGGTAGGATGTCCTTCAGTCAATGTACCGGTCTTATCCAATACCACAACATTTACCTTTCGCATCTGTTCCAGTGCCACAGCATCTTTTATCAGAATATGATGATCGGCAGCCTTACCGATACCTACCATCAAAGCCGTAGGAGTAGCCAGTCCCAATGCACAAGGGCAAGCAATCACCAATACGGAAACCGCCGACAGCATAGCATGAGAAAGCATATCCACACCACCAAAAAACATCCAGATAAAGAATGTCAGGACAGACAAACCCAGTACGACCGGAACAAAGATACCTGTCACTTTATCTACAATACGCTGCACGGGAGCCTTACTGCCTTGCGCTTCTTGCACCATACGGATGATACGCGCCAGCACAGTTTCTCCACCTACTTTCTCGGCACGGATAATGAATGATCCTTTCTGATTAATGGTTCCGGCCAACACATGCGAGCCAATCTTCTTTTCTACCGGAATAGGCTCACCGCTTATCATGCTTTCATCTACATAAGAGTCACCTTCAGTCAGAAAACCATCCACAGGAATTTGCTCGCCGGGGCGGACGCTCACCAGATCATCGATGTTCAATTGGTCCAAAGGTACATCCAGTTCTTTACCGTCGCGTACTACACGGGCTTTCTTAGGTTGCAAACCCATCAGTTTGCGGATAGCAGTGGAAGTATTTCCCTTCGCACGTTCCTCCATGAGTTTACCTGTCAAAACAAAAGCGATGATAACCACAGCAGCTTCGTAATAGACATGAGGCTCCAATCCACGGTTATACCAGAAATCGGGGAAGAAAGTATTAAAGACGCTGAACAGGAAAGCAATGGATGTACTTAGTGCCACCAGTGTATCCATATTGCTGCGTCCCAAACGCGCTTGTTTCCAAGCACCGGTATAGAACGGTGTACCGAACAATACCAGTACAGGAATAGCAAGCACCATCTGTATCTCGTTAGAATAAAGTACATGCATGAAGACCATGGAAAGCAACAACAGGGGAACAGCAAAAATCCACGCTCCTATCACCCGCGTTTTCAGGCGGCGATAGCGTTTCTGTTGTTCTTCTTCCTGACGTTCTTCAACATGCTCTTCCTCAATGATGAGGTCATAGCCTGCAGCCAGTACGGCAGCACGAATTTCTCCGGGTGTCAGTTTGTCCGTCTCATAGGAGACAGACAGTGTATTGGAAGCAAAGTTGACCGAAGCATCTGCAACGCCCACCAACTTGCGAACTGTCTTTTCTACGTTATTGGCGCATCCCGCACAATGCATGTTCAGCACGGGAAACGTCTGTTTTTTTAAATTACCCATATAAATATTGTTTTTTAGAAGTTCTGAAAACAACAGAACACAAATTACACGAATCACACAAATGCAGGTTTCGCTACAAGCGCGAAGGAGATTCGTATAATTCGCGAAATTTGTGTTCTACCCAGTGTTATAAACAATCTCTACAGGCCGTTTGTTCGACTACTTCTTATCCTCTTGCTTCGTCTCCTTCACGAATTCGGCTTCATAGTTGAACTTCTTGAAACCGGCTTTCAGTTTGTCCACATTTGTCTTTTCAGCATCGTATGTGATAGAAACTGTTTTGGTTTTCAAGTCTGTAGAGAATTCTTTTACTCCTTTCTCAAATTTAATGTTGCTCTTCACTTTCTTTTCGCAATTCTCGCAATGCATCTGTGAAACTTTAAAGACAGCAGTACGGATGTCTTTCGCCATTACCGCCGTTACACTCAATAAAGCTACTACA from Bacteroides sp. MSB163 includes:
- a CDS encoding heavy metal translocating P-type ATPase; this translates as MGNLKKQTFPVLNMHCAGCANNVEKTVRKLVGVADASVNFASNTLSVSYETDKLTPGEIRAAVLAAGYDLIIEEEHVEERQEEEQQKRYRRLKTRVIGAWIFAVPLLLLSMVFMHVLYSNEIQMVLAIPVLVLFGTPFYTGAWKQARLGRSNMDTLVALSTSIAFLFSVFNTFFPDFWYNRGLEPHVYYEAAVVIIAFVLTGKLMEERAKGNTSTAIRKLMGLQPKKARVVRDGKELDVPLDQLNIDDLVSVRPGEQIPVDGFLTEGDSYVDESMISGEPIPVEKKIGSHVLAGTINQKGSFIIRAEKVGGETVLARIIRMVQEAQGSKAPVQRIVDKVTGIFVPVVLGLSVLTFFIWMFFGGVDMLSHAMLSAVSVLVIACPCALGLATPTALMVGIGKAADHHILIKDAVALEQMRKVNVVVLDKTGTLTEGHPTVTGWLWAQPQEEHYKDILLAAELKSEHPLAGAIVTALQEQEHIVPAALDGFESITGKGIKVTYQGAEYWTGSHKLLKDYHATLTDVLGEMLAQYESDGCSIVYFGRKDELLAIVAIKDQIKATSAEAVRELRTQGIEVYMLTGDGERTASAVAARLGNIQYIADALPDDKEEFVRQLQLQRKTVAMVGDGINDSQALACADVSIAMGKGTDIAMDVAMVTLMTSDLLLLPKAFNLSRQTVRLIHQNLFWAFIYNLIGIPIAAGLLYPINGLLLNPMLASAAMAFSSVSVVLNSLRLRY
- a CDS encoding heavy-metal-associated domain-containing protein, which produces MKTKRMMAALVVALLSVTAVMAKDIRTAVFKVSQMHCENCEKKVKSNIKFEKGVKEFSTDLKTKTVSITYDAEKTNVDKLKAGFKKFNYEAEFVKETKQEDKK